A single Anopheles maculipalpis chromosome 3RL, idAnoMacuDA_375_x, whole genome shotgun sequence DNA region contains:
- the LOC126561151 gene encoding uncharacterized protein LOC126561151, with translation MIVKLRFPVSSGRCFTTRRLQDIVQMVMVRVNLQTVVIFICLACVLAHSPPVVIDKRVVLSSVYDAIKENSIGPPSSAHTVGEDSRNKRNVRYYTYDDPQNDDLYPGYGEIVHPPQSGPVQKQCKPESSSVQSISISDHSWTGIGTSIIHLLKYLIAGLAVLTLPVLLLQAFIIPLKILMGLKSVAVANTLVLGTFLWKYLNRRRLRDDEDDDDDDDGGGGGGDQQQLPGSGTMDAGAGGGFNGNDNRFFPFRAEDFENMTEEEIKTALKLLLKRNKRW, from the exons ATGAT AGTGAAGCTACGCTTTCCAGTTAGTTCCGGTCGGTGCTTTACGACAAGAAGAT TACAGGATATCGTTCAGATGGTCATGGTTAGAGTGAATTTACAAACTGTAGTGATCTTCATTTGCCTAGCGTGTGTTCTAGCGCACTCTCCTCCAGTAGTGATAGACAAGCGCGTAGTACTATCGTCCGTGTACGATGCGATCAAGGAAAACAGCATCGGTCCTCCGAGCAGCGCGCATACCGTTGGGGAAGATTcgcgaaacaaacgaaacgtgCGATACTACACTTACGACGATCCGCAAAACGATGA TTTATATCCTGGGTATGGTGAAATTGTCCACCCGCCACAATCAGGGCCTGTGCAAAAACAGTGCAAACCTGAATCATCCTCGGTGCAATCGATCAGCATATCTGACCACAGCTGGACTGGTATCGGCACGTCGATCATTCACCTGCTCAAGTATCTGATCGCTGGGCTAGCCGTGCTGACGCTTCCCGTGCTCTTACTGCAAGCCTTCATTATACCGTTGAAGATTCTAATGGGATTAAAATCGGTCGCCGTGGCTAATACGCTCGTTCTCGGGACGTTCCTGTGGAAATATCTCAATCGACGTCGTTTACGGGACGAcgaggatgacgatgatgatgatgatggtggcggtggtggtggcgatcagcagcagctgccaGGTTCGGGAACAATggatgctggtgctggtggcggGTTTAACGGGAACGATAATCGGTTCTTTCCCTTCCGGGCGGAGGATTTCGAGAATATGACCGAGGAGGAGATTAAAACAGCGCTAAAGCTACTGCTTAAACGAAATAAACGTTGGTGA
- the LOC126561152 gene encoding ribosomal L1 domain-containing protein CG13096-like yields MKVKVAKTLKPVEKSQALLKKSKSGIQKTKKLKPALKPSTAKVAVASGMKAAPGEEKLPAKPAFSLLLKPKKQAQQKKSTTGKQQNKQENAPSPTKQKNGTGTANKQKNAKSVPVVKQANGAEPAKKQQNAKAKPDVKKADVSLVKKENGAAPSGKKQKQPAKGKPAIVQKKEKKADDQKPSTEASEANKLKKRLVSQVKALKWAERKVEGGVPETADEATLALVPEELISKESFRKAFEIIRSKVDDKEKKLFGDELKYSLQIVSVKVPRCPQRNSRISLPHPLLRAEDDVCLIVKDLVRGREVDFTPTLHHWEDKLKELNLDHKLHIIPFQQLKRDYGSYEMKRKLAHRFERFLVDGRISGHVFSFLGAQFAKRCKNPTPVSLIKESKIKEAIEQALSVQTYRQGNTGRMVEIKFAAHWMPLEDAVENGMALLEKLKTDLPGGWLNIHAINVTTATEKTRSFPIYVSTIDPNLVPVPMVVGPREKFVKKQQALIEKRSGGEYEVTKDGIIRKKRKLNLDGEPINAEESDVEVEELEPEEDDNWVPYDDDLPIRRRTGGPKRQKGPKMRVK; encoded by the exons ATGAAGGTGAAAGTAGCTAAAACTTTAAAACCTGTCGAGAAGAGTCAAGCGCTTCTGAAGAAATCAAAATCCGGCATACAAAAGACGAAAAAACTGAAGCCCGCACTGAAACCGTCCACAGCGAAGGTAGCGGTTGCGAGTGGTATGAAAGCGGCTCCCGGCGAAGAAAAACTACCCGCAAAGCCTGCATTTTCTCTTTTACTTAAACCGAAAAAGCAAGCCCAGCAGAAGAAATCTACTACAGGGAAGCAGCAAAATAAGCAAGAAAATGCTCCTTCACCGACGAAGCAAAAGAATGGAACCGGTACGGCGAATAAGCAAAAGAACGCTAAAAGTGTACCGGTGGTAAAACAGGCGAATGGAGCTGAACCTGCGAAGAAACAGCAAAACGCTAAAGCGAAGCCAGACGTAAAGAAGGCTGATGTATCGTTGGTGAAAAAAGAGAATGGAGCAGCTCCATcgggaaagaagcaaaaacagccCGCTAAAGGAAAACCAGCGATAGTgcagaagaaagagaaaaaggctGACGACCAAAAGCCATCAACGGAAGCTAGCGAAgccaataaattgaaaaagcgGCTTGTATCGCAGGTAAAGGCGTTGAAATGGGCCGAACGAAAGGTTGAGGGTGGAGTGCCTGAGACAGCTGATGAGGCAACGTTGGCACTCGTGCCGGAAGAGTTGATTTCGAAGGAAAGCTTCCGAAAGGCGTTCGAAATTATCCGCAGCAAGGTGGACGATAAGGAGAAGAAACTGTTCGGCGATGAGTTGAAGTACAGCCTGCAGATCGTTAGCGTAAAGGTGCCACGCTGTCCGCAAAGGAACAGTCGAAT TTCACTGCCCCATCCGTTGCTTCGTGCTGAGGATGATGTTTGCCTGATTGTGAAAGATTTGGTGCGCGGTCGTGAAGTCGACTTCACGCCCACTTTGCACCACTGGGAGGACAAACTGAAAGAGCTAAACCTCGACCACAAGCTGCACATTATCCCATTTCAGCAGCTGAAACGCGATTATGGTTCTTACGAGATGAAGCGTAAGCTTGCGCACCGCTTCGAACGGTTCCTGGTCGATGGCCGCATCTCTGGCCATGTGTTCTCCTTCCTTGGGGCTCAGTTTGCCAAGCGCTGCAAGAACCCCACACCAGTAAGCTTGATAAAGGAGTCCAAGATTAAGGAAGCGATCGAGCAGGCCCTGTCAGTGCAGACCTATCGTCAAGGCAATACTGGTCGGATGGTGGAAATTAAGTTTGCCGCTCACTGGATGCCGCTGGAGGATGCGGTCGAGAATGGGATGGCGCTGCTGGAGAAGCTTAAAACGGACTTGCCGGGTGGATGGTTGAATATCCATGCGATCAACGTAACAACGGCAACGGAAAAGACACGCTCGTTCCCGATCTACGTCAGCACGATCGATCCCAATCTGGTACCGGTCCCGATGGTGGTTGGACCGCGGGAAAAGTTTGTCAAGAAGCAGCAAGCCTTGATCGAGAAGCGATCCGGTGGTGAGTACGAGGTAACCAAGGACGGTATCATTCGGAAGAAACGCAAACTGAACCTTGACGGTGAACCGATCAATGCGGAAGAATCGGACGTTGAGGTGGAGGAGTTGGAACCGGAAGAGGATGATAACTGGGTGCCGTACGATGATGACCTTCCGATACGACGACGCACCGGTGGTCCCAAACGCCAGAAGGGTCCGAAGATGAGGGTAAAGTAA